From Montipora foliosa isolate CH-2021 chromosome 6, ASM3666993v2, whole genome shotgun sequence, a single genomic window includes:
- the LOC138006214 gene encoding uncharacterized protein translates to MGTKTAVSFANIFMAEIETNLMQQNNTKPREWKRYIDDVFSLWDCNRNEVERFIEQANTFHPTIKFTAEISENEIIFLDTVVFKGERFIKESILDIRTHYKPTETFQYTHFTSCHPPGVKRGFIKGEAIRLLRTNSSKTTFEECLTNLKRRLEARGYPKNYIESFLSEVTFDSRQSALNPQKHKTAERILPFVTTYHPAVKKLKQIVMENWSFIENQPLLKTIFTNPPIISYKRGKSLKDMLVRAKL, encoded by the coding sequence ATGGGCACAAAAACAGCAGTGTCTTTTGCAAACATATTCATGGCGGAGATAGAGACAAATTtaatgcaacaaaacaataccaaGCCAAGAGAATGGAAACGTTACATTGATGACGTTTTCTCCCTTTGGGACTGTAATAGGAATGAAGTGGAACGTTTCATTGAACAGGCTAACACATTCCACCCaacaataaaattcacggcCGAAATATCAGAGAACGAAATTATTTTCCTGGATACAGTGGTATTCAAAGGAGAGAGATTCATAAAAGaatccatcctagacatcagaaCTCACTACAAGCCGACGGAAACTTTTCAATATACCCATTTTACTTCGTGCCACCCTCCGGGGGTAAAAAGAGGCTTTATCAAAGGCGAAGCAATACGACTgcttagaacaaactcttcaaaaacaacatttgaagagtGCCTCACAAACTTAAAACGACGCCTCGAAGCACGCGGGTATCCAAAAAACTATATAGAAAGTTTCCTGTCAGAGGTCACCTTTGACTCAAGACAATCGGCTCTTAATCcgcaaaaacataaaactgcagagagaatattgccttttgtcactACATACCATCCTGCGGTAAAGAAACTTAAACAAATCGTGATGGAAAACTGGAGTTTCATAGAAAACCAGCCTctgctgaaaacaatttttacaaatcCTCCGATCATATCttacaaaagaggtaaatctctaaaAGACATGCTTGTAAGAGCAAAACTATAA
- the LOC138005966 gene encoding uncharacterized protein, translating into MSQPLQPQFGILEPFDGVDFTDYSERLNSYFVANNVGQVAADASDAAKREADKRKNAVTISLIGKQTYSTLKDLCLPNLPAEKTFDQLTEILKGYYKPEVLEVAESYRFHHTLQSENETVSEYANKLKRLAVNCNFGTYLTRALRDQFVGGVKSQATKKKLLSEDRTFEQTLKVAQADELAEKESKQLQSNSNLSAKVQAVHSVPKKSSPAHPVNKQQSATTGKPHAKFCFRCGSSQHLL; encoded by the coding sequence ATGTCACAACCGTTACAACCTCAATTTGGTATTCTGGAGCCGTTCGATGGCGTTGATTTTACAGATTACAGTGAACGCTTAAACTCCTACTTCGTGGCAAATAATGTTGGCCAAGTTGCAGCAGACGCTTCCGATGCCGCCAAACGAGAAGCAGATAAGAGAAAAAATGCCGTTACAATTTCCCTGATCGGTAAGCAAACGTATAGCACTCTTaaagatctttgtttaccaAATTTACCCGCTGAGAAGACATTCGATCAGCTTACAGAAATTTTGAAAGGCTATTACAAACCCGAAGTACTTGAAGTTGCAGAATCCTACCGTTTCCATCATACACTTCAGagtgaaaatgaaactgtttCTGAATATGCTAACAAGTTAAAACGTTTAGCAGTGAACTGTAATTTTGGTACATATCTTACAAGAGCCTTGAGAGATCAATTCGTGGGGGGTGTGAAAAGTCAAGCTACAAAGAAGAAACTCCTTTCTGAGGACCGCACTTTCGAACAAACTTTAAAGGTTGCTCAAGCAGACGAATTGGCAGAAAAAGAATCCAAACAACTTCAGTCTAATTCTAATTTAAGTGCTAAAGTTCAGGCTGTGCATTCTGTGCCAAAGAAATCTAGTCCAGCACACCCAGTAAACAAACAACAGTCAGCGACTACCGGGAAACCTCAtgcgaaattttgttttcgttgtggATCCTCGCAACATCTGTTGTAA